The Burkholderia pyrrocinia genome includes a region encoding these proteins:
- a CDS encoding acetyl-CoA hydrolase/transferase family protein, translating into MNHAELAIPVGSADARQAGDCRALSTLIRPGDTVMWGQSHAEPVTLMRALVAQRHSVKWIRLFLGIGLADILAPEHTDAFDFLAYCGSGANRKLASANVLDILPAHYSQLPELIRSGALRIDVVMLQVSSPDEHGRYSLGLAREYLVEAVKHARAIVAEVHPDVPWTYGGPYLRAADIDLLVTSDASFPNAAPTTPGPVEQAIGRHVAPLVEDGATLQTGIGAIPDAVMAALHGKRDLGVHTGSIGDGVAALCEAGVVTNARKTIDAGISVGGVIIGSAHVRRFAHRNPALELRGTEYTHNPHVLRRIDRFVAINSAVEVDLTGQINAEVAAGTYVGAIGGVGDFLRAAQISRGGVPVVALPSTAGVHSRIVTRLSGPVTVPRSDACVIVTEYGIADLRGLSLAQRMPKMIAVAHPHHRERLEREACARC; encoded by the coding sequence GTGGGGCCAGTCGCACGCCGAACCGGTGACGCTGATGCGCGCGCTGGTCGCCCAGCGGCACAGCGTGAAGTGGATCCGCCTCTTTCTCGGTATCGGCCTCGCCGACATACTGGCCCCCGAACATACCGACGCATTCGATTTCCTCGCCTATTGCGGCAGCGGCGCCAACCGCAAGCTTGCGAGCGCGAACGTGCTCGACATTCTCCCCGCGCACTATTCGCAATTGCCGGAGCTGATTCGCAGCGGTGCGTTGCGGATCGACGTCGTGATGTTGCAGGTCTCGTCGCCGGACGAGCACGGCCGCTACAGCCTCGGGCTCGCGCGCGAGTATCTGGTCGAAGCGGTGAAACATGCGCGGGCGATCGTCGCGGAAGTGCATCCCGACGTGCCCTGGACTTATGGCGGCCCCTATTTGCGCGCGGCCGACATCGATTTGCTGGTGACGTCGGACGCGTCGTTCCCGAACGCCGCGCCAACGACGCCCGGGCCAGTGGAACAGGCGATCGGGCGGCACGTCGCGCCGCTCGTGGAAGACGGCGCGACGCTGCAGACGGGCATCGGCGCGATTCCGGACGCGGTGATGGCGGCACTCCACGGCAAGCGCGACCTGGGTGTGCATACCGGCAGCATCGGGGACGGCGTCGCGGCGCTGTGCGAAGCCGGCGTCGTGACGAATGCGCGCAAGACGATCGACGCGGGGATCTCCGTCGGCGGGGTGATCATCGGCTCCGCGCACGTGCGCCGTTTTGCGCATCGCAATCCCGCGCTCGAACTGCGCGGCACCGAATACACGCATAACCCGCACGTGCTGCGTCGGATCGACCGCTTCGTCGCGATCAATTCGGCGGTGGAGGTGGACCTGACGGGGCAGATCAATGCCGAGGTCGCCGCGGGTACCTACGTCGGCGCGATCGGCGGCGTCGGTGATTTCCTGCGCGCGGCGCAGATCAGCCGCGGTGGCGTGCCGGTTGTCGCATTACCGTCCACCGCAGGCGTGCACAGTCGCATCGTGACGCGGTTGTCGGGCCCCGTCACGGTGCCGCGTAGCGACGCGTGCGTGATCGTCACCGAATACGGGATCGCCGATTTGCGCGGCCTGTCGCTCGCGCAGCGCATGCCGAAGATGATTGCCGTCGCCCATCCCCACCATCGCGAGCGGCTGGAGCGTGAGGCCTGCGCACGCTGCTGA
- a CDS encoding leucine-rich repeat-containing protein kinase family protein — protein sequence MTTTLEQLQAGQLSGARQLKLACGLAEFPREIFDLADTLEVLDLTGNALSALPDDLPRLYRLRILFASGNCFTEFPEALGACPQLDMIGFKANRIRTVPRGALPRALRWLILTDNDIDALPADIGDCSRLQKLMLAGNRLRALPAEMAACRALELVRVSANRLDALPDWLLHLPRLAWLAYAGNPFSAAPEAAASAGSAVTDVDWASLSCEQKLGEGASGVIYRAQWRANDGPPRAVAVKLFKGAVTSDGLPDCEMAACLHAGSHPNMIPVIGKVRGHPDGTHGLVMELVDPALANLAGPPSFASCTRDVYAADARFEPAAAVRIAHGIASVAGHLHTRGIMHGDLYAHNILHDGEGGALLGDFGAASLYDVNDGMHGARFERLEVRAFGYLLGELLERCEPRTWTGRNALDALAAACLSEDVDARPSFDEITAALAAHQP from the coding sequence GTGACAACCACTCTCGAACAACTGCAGGCCGGACAACTGTCGGGCGCACGGCAACTCAAGCTCGCATGTGGGTTGGCCGAATTTCCGCGCGAGATCTTCGATCTTGCCGACACGCTCGAAGTGCTCGACCTGACCGGCAATGCGCTGTCCGCACTGCCGGACGACCTGCCGCGACTGTATCGCCTGCGCATCCTGTTCGCGTCCGGCAACTGCTTCACCGAGTTCCCTGAGGCGCTCGGCGCATGTCCGCAACTCGACATGATCGGCTTCAAGGCGAACCGGATTCGCACGGTACCGCGCGGCGCGCTGCCGCGCGCGCTGCGCTGGCTGATTCTCACCGACAACGACATCGATGCGCTGCCCGCCGACATCGGCGACTGTTCGCGGTTGCAGAAGCTCATGCTCGCCGGCAACCGGTTGCGCGCGCTGCCTGCTGAAATGGCCGCATGCCGCGCGCTTGAACTGGTGCGCGTGTCGGCGAACCGGCTGGATGCGTTGCCCGACTGGCTGCTGCACCTGCCGCGCCTCGCATGGCTCGCGTACGCCGGTAATCCGTTCAGTGCCGCGCCCGAGGCCGCGGCGTCGGCCGGGTCTGCGGTCACGGACGTCGACTGGGCATCGCTTTCATGCGAGCAGAAGCTGGGCGAAGGCGCGTCGGGCGTCATTTACCGTGCGCAATGGCGCGCGAACGATGGCCCGCCACGGGCGGTCGCGGTCAAGCTGTTCAAGGGCGCGGTGACGAGCGATGGCCTGCCCGATTGCGAAATGGCGGCGTGCCTGCACGCCGGCAGTCACCCGAACATGATCCCGGTGATCGGCAAGGTGCGCGGGCATCCGGACGGCACGCACGGCCTCGTGATGGAACTGGTCGATCCTGCGCTCGCGAATCTCGCCGGGCCGCCGAGCTTCGCGTCCTGCACGCGCGACGTGTATGCGGCCGACGCCAGATTCGAGCCGGCGGCAGCGGTGCGGATCGCGCATGGCATCGCGTCGGTCGCAGGCCATCTGCACACACGCGGCATCATGCATGGCGACCTGTATGCGCACAACATCCTGCACGACGGCGAAGGCGGCGCGTTGCTCGGCGATTTCGGTGCGGCGTCGCTCTACGACGTGAACGACGGCATGCACGGCGCCCGGTTCGAACGGCTCGAGGTACGGGCGTTCGGCTATCTGCTCGGCGAGTTGCTCGAGCGATGCGAACCGCGCACGTGGACCGGCAGGAACGCGCTCGATGCGCTGGCGGCGGCGTGTTTGAGCGAGGACGTCGACGCCCGGCCGTCGTTCGACGAGATCACGGCGGCGCTGGCCGCGCACCAGCCCTGA
- a CDS encoding copper chaperone PCu(A)C — protein sequence MKRSIPISLMFALLALQAPATFAAPVVHAENCWIRAMPSTVPSSGYFTLKNDGDAPVTLTGIDTPAFGMAMLHQTQTNGSTAKMVHVDAVEVPAHGTVTFKPKSYHVMLEQPRQAVAPGAKVPFRLHFADGSTVSVTCDAKAPTYTGQ from the coding sequence ATGAAACGCTCAATTCCAATCAGCCTGATGTTCGCACTGCTGGCGCTGCAAGCCCCCGCTACGTTCGCCGCACCGGTCGTTCACGCAGAAAACTGCTGGATCCGCGCAATGCCTTCGACGGTCCCGTCGTCCGGTTACTTCACGCTGAAGAACGACGGCGACGCGCCCGTCACGCTCACGGGCATCGATACGCCCGCGTTCGGGATGGCGATGCTGCATCAAACGCAGACGAACGGCAGCACCGCGAAGATGGTTCACGTCGATGCGGTCGAGGTGCCCGCGCACGGCACGGTCACGTTCAAGCCGAAAAGCTATCACGTGATGCTGGAGCAACCGCGCCAGGCCGTCGCGCCCGGTGCGAAGGTGCCGTTCCGGCTGCATTTCGCGGACGGCTCGACGGTGTCCGTGACCTGCGACGCCAAGGCGCCGACGTACACCGGCCAGTAA
- the copC gene encoding copper homeostasis periplasmic binding protein CopC produces the protein MKTITFVRGALAALGFVVIQAAHAHALPKTQEPAANATLSAAPHAVTIDFSEALEPAFSSIAVTDSHGQSVADGKSAVDAGNRKQMHVALASLTTGTYTVAWIAVASDGHRTQGRYTFTLK, from the coding sequence ATGAAAACCATCACTTTCGTTCGCGGCGCACTCGCCGCACTCGGCTTCGTCGTCATCCAGGCCGCCCACGCACATGCGCTCCCGAAGACACAGGAACCGGCTGCCAACGCCACGCTTTCGGCCGCGCCGCACGCGGTCACGATCGACTTCAGCGAAGCGCTCGAGCCTGCCTTCAGCTCGATCGCCGTCACCGACAGCCACGGGCAGTCGGTCGCCGACGGGAAATCGGCCGTCGACGCCGGCAACCGGAAGCAGATGCACGTCGCGCTGGCCAGCCTGACGACCGGCACGTACACGGTCGCGTGGATCGCGGTGGCCAGCGACGGCCATCGCACGCAAGGCCGCTATACGTTCACGCTGAAGTGA
- a CDS encoding DUF2946 domain-containing protein yields MLSRRLRKIGSLIGMLAILMTALAPTISQALTTQGRVDALLAGYCTAAPAAADHAADPSSKSLQAHLHACGYCSLLAHTPALPAPELTFAANVRVIQHREATRFESLRRALPLTAAQPRAPPFAS; encoded by the coding sequence ATGCTGAGTCGTCGTCTCCGGAAGATCGGCAGTCTGATCGGGATGCTCGCCATCCTGATGACGGCGCTCGCGCCGACGATCTCGCAGGCGCTGACTACGCAAGGGCGCGTCGATGCGCTGCTGGCCGGCTACTGCACGGCCGCGCCGGCTGCCGCCGACCACGCGGCCGATCCATCGTCGAAAAGCCTGCAGGCCCACCTCCACGCATGCGGCTATTGCAGCCTGCTTGCCCATACGCCCGCACTGCCCGCGCCCGAACTGACGTTCGCGGCCAACGTGCGCGTCATCCAGCACCGCGAAGCCACCCGCTTCGAAAGCCTGCGCCGCGCGCTGCCGCTCACGGCCGCGCAACCGCGCGCCCCTCCGTTCGCGTCCTGA
- a CDS encoding SRPBCC family protein, with translation MTPQTDRIEKQTLLAAPPDRVWEAVSNSGEFGLWFGVTFDGPFAAGQPLFGRITPTRVDDDVAKAQEPYAGTVFEIVVDRVEPKQLFSFRWHPFAIDPNFDYTSEPMTLVTFALAAQAGGTLLTVTETGFDQLIEARRAKAREMNDQGWAAQMMLITKYLAKHA, from the coding sequence ATGACCCCGCAAACCGATCGCATCGAAAAACAGACCCTGCTCGCGGCGCCGCCAGACCGCGTCTGGGAAGCGGTCAGCAATTCCGGCGAATTCGGCCTGTGGTTCGGCGTCACGTTCGACGGGCCGTTCGCGGCCGGCCAGCCGCTGTTCGGCCGCATCACGCCGACGCGCGTCGACGACGACGTCGCCAAGGCACAGGAGCCCTATGCGGGCACTGTGTTCGAGATCGTCGTCGATCGCGTCGAGCCGAAGCAACTGTTCTCGTTTCGCTGGCATCCGTTCGCGATCGACCCGAATTTCGATTACACGTCCGAGCCGATGACGCTCGTCACGTTCGCGCTCGCCGCACAGGCCGGCGGCACGCTGCTCACGGTCACCGAAACGGGTTTCGACCAGTTGATCGAAGCGCGCCGCGCGAAGGCGCGCGAGATGAACGATCAGGGCTGGGCCGCGCAGATGATGCTGATCACGAAATATCTGGCGAAGCACGCATAG
- a CDS encoding 2Fe-2S iron-sulfur cluster-binding protein produces the protein MTDPEHPPLVRIEPLGASFDAPDSLTLLEAAAFARVSLPRSCRNGTCRSCLCRIVSGSVRYTIEWPGLSREEKADGYTLPCVAVATSDLVLDVPDAVMLD, from the coding sequence ATGACCGATCCAGAACACCCTCCTCTCGTGCGCATCGAGCCGCTCGGCGCAAGCTTCGATGCGCCCGATTCGCTGACGCTGCTCGAGGCCGCCGCGTTCGCGCGCGTGTCGCTACCGCGCTCGTGCCGCAACGGCACGTGCCGCAGTTGCCTTTGCCGGATCGTCAGCGGCAGCGTACGCTACACGATCGAATGGCCTGGGCTGAGCCGCGAGGAAAAGGCCGACGGCTATACGCTGCCGTGCGTGGCCGTCGCGACGTCGGACCTCGTGCTCGACGTACCCGATGCGGTCATGCTCGACTAG
- a CDS encoding sigma-54-dependent Fis family transcriptional regulator, whose protein sequence is MPQSFVLPATAGRTDLLAQAHARSTAVGLRAHERPDFSPLSRIALRELLDTNHSLFSHARPVMENLHAQIADTQSLVLLTDADGVILHSIGDADFIEKANRVALCTGVSWAEGARGTNAIGTALASGQAVAVHGAEHFLQANHILTCSCAPIFDPFGRTLGTLDVSGDPRGSSPHTLALVRMSAQLIENHLFANQCAEALRLRFHAHEECVDSLFAGLVAFGPDGGLIAANRSAQFQLGAPFDALQHQGSDALFGMRFGQLAQQAARAPGATFRLTLPTGVRVLARCEFAEAHRTAVAVTPPAPVARVRTPDPDVITFATLDTGDARMAAVLERVAKIRGRDLPLLILGQTGTGKEWLARALHQASPRADGPFVAVNCAALPDSLIEAELFGYEDGAFTGARKRGSPGKIVQADGGTLFLDEIGDMPLAQQVRLMRVLQERAVMPLGGARAVPVDVRVVCATHRNLRAMIAEGTFREDLFYRINGLAVTLPALAARTDLPALVDRILARLARSEPMPRRLAADVLDAFARHRWPGNLRQMTNVLRTAGMLAEDEDEIALAHLPDDFWLDCDGAPAAPAATTPAASADTREGTTLQNHQAAVIDAVLARHGGNVSAAARELGLARNTVYRYLRRH, encoded by the coding sequence ATGCCGCAATCCTTCGTGCTGCCCGCCACCGCGGGTCGCACCGACCTGCTCGCGCAGGCGCATGCGCGTTCGACCGCGGTCGGCCTGCGCGCACACGAGCGCCCGGATTTCTCGCCGCTGTCGCGCATCGCGCTGCGCGAACTGCTCGACACGAATCACTCACTGTTCTCGCACGCGCGCCCGGTCATGGAAAACCTCCACGCGCAAATCGCCGATACGCAAAGCCTCGTGCTGCTGACCGACGCCGACGGCGTGATCCTGCACAGCATCGGCGACGCGGACTTCATCGAGAAAGCCAACCGCGTCGCACTGTGCACCGGCGTCTCGTGGGCCGAAGGCGCACGCGGCACCAACGCGATCGGCACCGCGCTCGCATCGGGCCAGGCCGTCGCGGTGCACGGCGCCGAACATTTCCTGCAGGCCAACCACATCCTCACCTGCTCGTGCGCGCCGATCTTCGACCCGTTCGGCCGCACGCTCGGCACGCTCGACGTCAGCGGCGACCCGCGCGGCTCCAGCCCGCATACGCTCGCACTCGTGCGGATGTCCGCGCAACTGATCGAGAACCATCTGTTCGCGAACCAGTGCGCCGAAGCATTGCGGCTGCGCTTTCACGCGCACGAGGAATGCGTCGACTCGCTGTTCGCCGGGCTCGTCGCGTTCGGCCCCGACGGCGGGCTGATCGCCGCGAACCGCAGCGCGCAATTCCAGCTCGGCGCGCCGTTCGATGCGCTGCAACATCAAGGCAGCGACGCGCTGTTCGGCATGCGCTTCGGCCAGCTCGCGCAGCAGGCGGCACGGGCGCCCGGCGCGACGTTCCGTCTCACGCTGCCGACCGGCGTACGCGTGCTCGCACGCTGCGAATTCGCGGAAGCGCACCGGACGGCCGTCGCCGTCACCCCGCCCGCGCCAGTCGCACGCGTGCGTACGCCCGACCCCGACGTAATCACGTTCGCGACGCTCGACACCGGCGACGCGCGTATGGCCGCCGTGCTCGAGCGCGTCGCGAAGATTCGCGGGCGCGACCTGCCGCTGCTGATCCTCGGCCAGACCGGCACCGGCAAGGAATGGCTCGCCCGTGCGCTGCACCAGGCATCGCCGCGCGCGGACGGCCCGTTCGTCGCGGTCAACTGCGCGGCGCTGCCCGATTCGCTGATCGAGGCCGAGTTGTTCGGCTATGAGGACGGCGCATTCACGGGCGCGCGCAAGCGCGGCAGCCCCGGCAAGATCGTGCAGGCCGACGGCGGCACGCTGTTTCTCGACGAAATCGGCGACATGCCGCTCGCGCAGCAGGTCAGGCTGATGCGCGTGCTGCAGGAGCGCGCGGTGATGCCGCTCGGCGGCGCGCGCGCGGTGCCGGTCGACGTGCGCGTGGTCTGCGCGACCCATCGCAACCTGCGCGCGATGATCGCGGAAGGCACGTTCCGCGAAGACCTGTTTTACCGGATCAACGGGCTCGCGGTCACGCTGCCGGCGCTCGCCGCGCGCACCGACCTGCCCGCACTCGTCGACCGGATTCTCGCGCGGCTCGCCCGCAGCGAGCCGATGCCGCGCCGCCTCGCGGCCGACGTGCTCGACGCGTTCGCGCGACACCGCTGGCCCGGCAACCTTCGACAAATGACCAACGTGCTGCGCACGGCCGGCATGCTCGCCGAAGACGAAGACGAAATCGCGCTCGCCCATTTGCCCGACGATTTCTGGCTCGACTGCGACGGCGCACCGGCCGCGCCGGCCGCAACAACACCGGCCGCATCGGCCGACACGCGCGAAGGGACAACGCTGCAAAACCACCAGGCCGCGGTGATCGACGCCGTGCTCGCGCGGCATGGCGGCAACGTATCGGCGGCCGCGCGCGAACTCGGTCTCGCGCGCAATACCGTGTACCGGTACCTGCGCCGGCACTGA
- a CDS encoding DUF2964 family protein encodes MMEMEHARAVFRIATCMRRDMHPFGRRIMVRTELRVVLAAIATFIMLGGIAVAIHGLLFDLTDAVRYGAAAIAVGATTAAVALNVWPTDPH; translated from the coding sequence ATGATGGAAATGGAGCACGCACGCGCCGTGTTCCGCATTGCAACATGCATGCGACGCGACATGCATCCGTTCGGGAGACGGATCATGGTTCGGACAGAACTGAGAGTCGTGCTGGCGGCCATCGCCACCTTCATCATGCTGGGCGGCATTGCCGTGGCGATCCACGGGTTGCTGTTCGATCTGACCGATGCGGTGCGATACGGGGCGGCCGCGATCGCGGTGGGCGCCACGACGGCCGCGGTCGCGCTCAACGTCTGGCCCACCGATCCGCACTGA
- a CDS encoding DUF1488 domain-containing protein — protein MQIHFTNEKPEYSGRDLMLEFTALVNGERVQCQITAEALEDHFGAASPRFEDMVGAFDQHRERIEAATRRLLSETRAQCVTLRSGYVRFYEANWR, from the coding sequence ATGCAGATCCATTTCACGAACGAGAAGCCTGAGTATTCGGGGCGCGACCTGATGCTTGAGTTCACGGCGTTGGTCAATGGCGAGCGCGTCCAATGTCAGATCACCGCCGAGGCGCTGGAAGACCACTTCGGCGCGGCATCGCCGCGCTTCGAGGATATGGTCGGCGCATTCGACCAGCACCGCGAGCGTATCGAGGCGGCCACCCGGCGCCTGCTGTCGGAGACGCGCGCGCAATGCGTGACGCTGCGCAGCGGTTACGTGCGCTTCTACGAGGCCAACTGGCGCTGA
- a CDS encoding NCS2 family permease — MESIKRYFGFAEAGTDFRTEILAGVTTFLTMAYIIFVNPAILGDAGMPKESVFVATCLVAALASIIMGLYANYPIACAPGMGLNAYFAYTVVKGMGFTWQAALGAVFISGCLFLLVTLFRVREAIVNGIPKALRISITAGIGLFLGIISLKTSGVIVGSPATLVTLGDLHKHDTILAIIGFFTIVTLDHLRVRGAILIGIIGVTILSFFFGDNQFHGVFSAPPSIDATLFKLDIGAALSTGIINVILVFFLVELFDATGTLMGVANRAGLLVEGKMNRLNKALLADSTAIVAGSVLGTSSTTAYIESASGVQAGGRTGVTALTVAVLFLACLFIAPLAGVVPGYATAPALLYVSCLMLREMVDVPWDDATEAVPAALTALLMPFTYSIANGVAFGFIAYGGLKLLTGQARTVKPVVWIIAAVFLFRFFYLGSE; from the coding sequence ATGGAATCCATCAAGCGGTATTTCGGCTTCGCTGAAGCCGGCACCGACTTCCGCACCGAAATACTCGCGGGCGTCACCACGTTCCTGACGATGGCCTACATCATCTTCGTCAACCCCGCGATCCTCGGCGACGCCGGCATGCCGAAGGAATCCGTGTTCGTCGCGACCTGCCTCGTCGCGGCGCTGGCGTCGATCATCATGGGGCTGTACGCGAACTACCCGATCGCCTGCGCGCCCGGCATGGGCCTGAACGCGTATTTCGCGTACACGGTCGTCAAGGGGATGGGCTTCACGTGGCAGGCCGCGCTCGGCGCGGTGTTCATCTCCGGCTGCCTGTTCCTGCTCGTCACGCTGTTCCGCGTGCGCGAGGCGATCGTCAACGGCATTCCGAAAGCGCTGCGGATTTCCATCACGGCGGGTATCGGCCTGTTCCTCGGCATCATCTCGCTGAAGACGTCGGGCGTGATCGTCGGCAGCCCGGCCACGCTCGTCACGCTCGGCGACCTGCACAAGCACGACACGATCCTCGCGATCATCGGCTTCTTCACGATCGTCACGCTCGACCACCTGCGCGTGCGCGGCGCGATCCTGATCGGCATCATCGGCGTCACGATCCTGTCGTTCTTCTTCGGCGACAACCAGTTCCACGGCGTGTTCTCCGCGCCGCCGTCGATCGACGCGACGCTGTTCAAGCTCGACATCGGCGCCGCGCTGTCGACCGGCATCATCAACGTGATCCTCGTGTTCTTCCTCGTCGAACTGTTCGATGCGACGGGCACGCTGATGGGCGTCGCGAACCGCGCGGGCCTGCTCGTCGAAGGCAAGATGAACCGCCTGAACAAGGCGCTGCTCGCCGACAGCACGGCGATCGTCGCGGGCTCGGTGCTCGGCACGTCGTCGACCACCGCGTATATCGAAAGCGCATCGGGCGTCCAGGCCGGCGGCCGCACGGGCGTGACCGCGCTCACCGTCGCGGTACTGTTCCTCGCGTGCCTGTTCATCGCGCCGCTCGCCGGCGTCGTGCCGGGTTATGCAACGGCACCAGCGCTGCTGTACGTGTCGTGCCTGATGCTGCGCGAGATGGTCGACGTGCCGTGGGACGATGCGACCGAAGCCGTGCCGGCCGCGCTGACCGCGCTGCTGATGCCGTTCACGTACTCGATCGCGAACGGCGTCGCGTTCGGCTTCATCGCGTACGGCGGCCTCAAGCTGCTGACGGGCCAGGCCCGTACGGTCAAGCCGGTCGTGTGGATCATCGCGGCCGTATTCCTGTTCCGCTTCTTCTATCTCGGCAGCGAATGA
- a CDS encoding DUF2917 domain-containing protein: protein MDQASPLFDRPDRRRAGTIALPTVVIRFAVAPRTTMTWRAPQDAEIRAHGSALWITRPPSIDDYWVRPGDVLRIARGDRIWLGTDADRSAEASITIAYVRRGERFRRTLAQVQRLLVGVWRRSG from the coding sequence ATGGACCAGGCAAGCCCGCTGTTTGACCGTCCCGATCGGCGCCGCGCCGGCACGATCGCGTTACCGACTGTCGTGATCCGTTTCGCGGTCGCGCCGCGCACCACGATGACCTGGCGCGCGCCGCAAGACGCGGAGATTCGCGCGCACGGCTCGGCGCTGTGGATCACGCGCCCGCCGAGCATCGACGATTACTGGGTACGGCCCGGCGACGTGCTGCGCATCGCGCGCGGCGACCGCATCTGGCTCGGCACCGATGCCGACCGGTCGGCCGAAGCGTCGATCACGATCGCTTACGTGCGTCGCGGCGAGCGGTTCAGACGCACGCTCGCGCAAGTGCAACGTTTGCTCGTCGGGGTATGGCGAAGAAGTGGATGA
- a CDS encoding metal-dependent hydrolase, whose protein sequence is MTEPAEYHKIKARHVKFDFSDTPITWVPNDPGSTHIINTLNLLFPEGELWFCRVYNKALPLIADARLHDEAEGFLRQEAVHSRSHGGVLKHYYDRHGIDTKPFTQKLNRLFTRVLGEQPLGLKIGHTRFWLRQQLAVIASLEHFFGYLGNWVLNAHGLDESKADPTMVDLLRWHGAEEVEHRTVAFDIYRHLGGTYPERCMHMAFVILLLLYYITTGAKFMYTRDPDAGRYPGFVRAWWQGSRRGHLPSFWKVIGAALRYFKPSYTPHHEGSTEQALEYLARSPAAQAAAHGGNWGTTKGA, encoded by the coding sequence ATGACCGAACCCGCCGAATATCACAAGATCAAGGCCCGGCACGTGAAGTTCGACTTCAGCGACACGCCGATCACCTGGGTGCCGAACGACCCGGGCAGCACGCACATCATCAACACGCTGAACCTGCTGTTCCCGGAAGGCGAGCTGTGGTTCTGCCGCGTGTACAACAAGGCGCTGCCGCTGATCGCCGATGCGCGCCTGCACGACGAGGCCGAAGGCTTCCTGCGTCAGGAAGCCGTGCATTCGCGCTCGCACGGCGGCGTGCTCAAGCACTACTACGACCGGCACGGGATCGACACGAAGCCGTTCACGCAAAAGCTCAACCGGCTGTTCACGCGCGTGCTCGGCGAACAGCCGCTCGGGCTGAAGATCGGCCATACGCGTTTCTGGCTGCGGCAGCAGCTCGCGGTGATCGCGTCGCTCGAGCATTTCTTCGGTTATCTCGGCAACTGGGTGCTCAACGCGCACGGGCTCGACGAAAGCAAGGCCGATCCGACGATGGTCGACCTGCTGCGCTGGCACGGCGCCGAGGAAGTCGAGCATCGCACCGTCGCGTTCGACATCTACCGGCACCTGGGCGGCACCTATCCGGAGCGCTGCATGCACATGGCGTTCGTGATCCTGCTGCTGCTCTACTACATCACGACCGGCGCGAAGTTCATGTACACGCGCGACCCGGACGCCGGCCGCTACCCGGGCTTCGTGCGCGCGTGGTGGCAGGGTTCGCGGCGCGGGCACCTGCCGTCGTTCTGGAAGGTGATCGGCGCGGCGCTGCGCTATTTCAAGCCGAGCTATACGCCGCACCACGAAGGTTCGACCGAGCAGGCGCTCGAATACCTCGCGCGCTCGCCGGCCGCGCAGGCGGCCGCGCACGGCGGCAACTGGGGCACGACGAAGGGCGCGTAA